The genome window ACATTAGAGCGAATTTATTGACAAAAGACGGAAATAAGGAGAATACAAAACGGGTATTAGAAGGTAAGAATGTTAAAAGATTCTATCATGAATGGGCAGGCCTATACTTTATTAATGATAAATCTATTATTGATAGAAACAAGGGGCAATATGCCACATTCATGAGAGAAGATATGATTAACAAAGAAAAGCTTATTATTAGGCAAACAGCAGATAAGTTTATTTGCTCATATGATAATGAGAAGTACTATATTCTAAATACTCTTTATTCATTGGTAATCAGAGAGAGTTATAAAAACACCCTAGATATAAAATATTTGCTGGCGCTTTTAAATTCAAAGCTCTATAATTTTTTATATAGTACTTTAATTAGAGAAAAAGGTAAGTTGTTTCCACAGCTTAAAGTATTTCATATTCAATATAGTCCCATTGTAATTCCTGATAAAAACACTCAGCAAAAAATAAGAAACATAGTAGATAAAATAATCATACTAAATAAGAAAATAAATAATAGTGATACCAAAGATAGCACAGCCCAATCTAGACATGAAAAAGAAAGGGAGAGTTTATATCATCTTTTAGATAAAATGATATATAAGATATTTGGATTAAATTTTAAAGAAATTGAAACAATAAATAAAGAAGTTGATTAGTCAGTAGAGTTTTTACAAAATTTATTTAGAAAGTCTATTTTTACCATAGTATGAATGTTGTACTCTTCTTGGCTAATGATGCCTTTTGCTTGGAGTTTGTCAAATAAATTTATAAAAGTTGAACAAAGTTCACATAATTTTCCTTCAATATCTTTAATATTTTTAGTATTTTTAGTATCTGTCATTTTAGTCAACCTCGACTTAATTTTTTATTTTAGTATATTAAAAATGTGTTCAAAATAATTCGTATAAATCATGTATATAGAAAAATAGAAGTAAAGTAAAGTAAAAACATTTACGCTTAATATATATCAATATATATTCTATATGTTTTTTGAAAATCCTTCTTACAATATTATATTTAATATATATTCAAAAAATTAAAATTGATTTTGTTTTTTTTAATGTACTCTTAATCAAATTATTGACAAAGCAAGGTGTTTGGTTTAGAATGAGGTTTAAATAGAGTGGATTGTCTTTATAATATTTTTAATTTATTCCTAAAGGGGTTGAAATCTTATGATTACTAATAAGCAACGAAAAATTTTATTTTCTACTGATGAAATTAAAGAAAGAGTTAGGGAGCTAGGCCAACAAATAAACAAAGATTACGAAGGAAAAAAATTAGTAGTAGTATCTCTTTTAAGGGGTAGCTTTATATTTGCAGCAGATTTAGTGAGAGAGATAGAAGTACCTGTACAAATGGAGTTTATGACTACTGCAAGCTATGGATATGGTGAAGAATCATCTGGACAAGTTAATATAATTAATGATATTAAGGATGATATAGCGGGTAGAGATGTATTAGTTGTTGATGATATCATGGATTCTGGCTTAACTATGGAAAAAATAATTGAGCACTTGAAGAAGAAAAATCCAAGCAGTATTAAATCTTGTGTTATGCTTGATAAGCCTGAAAGAAGAAGAACTGAAATCACACCTGACTATGTAGGATTTACAATTCCAGACTATTTCATAGTTGGCTATGGTTTGAATTATGGAGATTATTATAGAAATGTTCCTTATATTTTTTCATTTATAGACTAATCTTTAAAGAGCTGATTTTCAAAATCAGCTCTTTAAAAGTTTTCTTAATTCTTAATTAAATCGTCCATGTTATAATATCCAGGTTCTTTTTTAGATATAAATTTAGCGGCTCTAATAGCTCCTAGGGCAAATATGTTCTTAGATGAAGCAATATGTGATATTTCAATTGCCTCGTCATTACCAGCAAATATTACTGTATGTTCACCAACTATAGTCCCGCCTCGTATAGAGTGGATCCCAATTTCATTTTCATTTCTTTTATCGGTTTTAGTATGTCTTCCAAAAATATACTTCTTAGGCGTTTTTAAGCTATCATTTATTTTATCTGCAATTAAAAAAGCAGTACCACTTGGAGCATCTACTTTTAGATTATGATGCTTTTCTACTATTTCAATATCATATGAATTGCCCACTATCTTTGCTGCTTCTTGAACCAGTTTAGATAGTACATTTATTCCTATTGACATATTGGCAGATTGAAAAATAGGAACATTTATAGATGCATTTCTTATATTGTTCATATCTTGGGTGGAAAGTCCTGTTGTCGCAATAACTAATGGAGTATTAGTTTTAATAGCATAATCTAATAAACTATCCAAGGCTTCAGGTCTAGAAAAATCTATTATAACATCTGCTTTTTCCTTAAAGTCAAAAATATTCTTAAATATTGGGAAATTTGCCGTAATTCCTTGCAGATTTCTATCTATTCCAGCTGCTATCTCAAGCTCTTTATCTTGAGCAATTTGATTGGCTAATACTTGCCCCATCTTTCCATTACATCCATTTATTATTACCTTAAGCATGAGGACCTCCTATAGCATATTATAATTTTTAAGTTCTTTAATAAGAACTTTAGTTGCTTCTTCTGACATCTCAACTAATGGGAGTCTCAAATCACCTACATTCATGCCTAGTAGATTCATAGCTTTTTTTATTGGAATTGGATTTGTCTCTATGAATAGAGCATCTATTAATGGTTTCATTTTAAGCTGAAGATGTTTTGCCCTTTCAATATCCTTTTTCAAATAGCTTGCTACCATATCATGGGTATCTTTTGGAAGTATATTAGCTATTACAGATATGACACCTACTCCTCCTAAAGATAGTAGAGGGACTACCATATCATCATTGCCAGAATAAATAGCAAAGTCTTCTGGACACAAGCGAGCTATTTCAGCTACCTGACTTATATTGCCACTAGCTTCTTTAACTCCTCTTATGTTAGGATGCTTGGAAAGTTCAGCTAATGTACTTGGCAGTATGTTAAAGCCAGTTCTTCCAGGAACATTATAGACTATTATAGGGATATTTACACTATCTGCAATAGCATTGTAGTGAACTATAAGACCCTTTTGAGTAGATTTGTTATAATATGGGTTTACTATGAGTAATCCATCTACTCCAAGACTTTCTGCTTTTTTACTCATTTCAACTGTATGTTGAGTATTGTTGCTTCCAGTTCCTGCAATAACAGGAATTCTTTTATTTACTATGTTTACCGTATATCTGATAGTTTCAATTTTTTCATTATCTGTCATAGTAGCAGCTTCACCTGTTGTACCACAAATGATTATTGCATCAGTATGCTCTTTAATATGCCACTCTAGCAGCTCTCCTAGTTTATCAAAATCCACTTGATTATTTCTAAAAGGTGTAATGATTGCAACTCCCGAACCTTTAAACAAAATTACTGGTTCCTCCTTTCCTATGATAACTATAGATTACTAACAAGAAGTTTATTTTTCTACCTCTTAAATATAGTATATTATCTTATATTTAAAAAGGGTACAGAATATACAATAGTAATTGAATTTATCCAATATTCAATGATAGAATAGAGTGTAAGCAAAATTCATATTCAGGGGGTCAATTAATGGTAAGAAATAATTCAAGGCCTTCAATAATTGAGGCTAATTCTTTTTATTTGTTTATTGGTATTATTCTATTAACTCTTGGTGCATATGTACAAAGTAAAGGAACATATTCTGGTCTAGTAATTACTGAGTATGTAATTATACTTGCACCGACTATATTCTACATGAAAATGAGAGGATTTAGTCTCAAACATGTACTTAGACTAAATAAGATTTCACTTAAGCAAGTGCTGCTGATTCCACTGATAGTCATTTTTTCTTATCCAATTGGAGTGTTTTTTAACTACTTAATGCTAATAGTTCTAAACTATTTTGGGAAGGTAAGACCAAATCCTGTTCCAATACCGGAAAATGGTCAAGAAATGATAATAGGGCTTATAGTAGTAGCTTTATCTGCTGGAATATGTGAGGAAATAATGTTTAGAGGATTCATGATGAAAGCATATGAAAAGCTAGGTATGAAATTAAGTATAATATATTCAGCAATATTATTCGGATTATTTCACTTTAATATTCAAAATTTATTAGGACCGATTTATTTAGGCATAGTATTTGGATATATTGTGTATAAAACAGATAGTATTTTTGCTTCTATGATTGCCCATGCAGCTAATAATGCTTTTGCTCTAATATTAGGAATGTGGGTATCTAAAATTGAAGTAAATCCAGAGTTAGCTTCAGAGATAGCTTCTTCTGGAGTAATATCAGATACAGCGGCTATGCTGCTGGGAGCTATTGGTGTAGGAATTATAGCAGCGATTTGCGGAGTGATAGTACTCTTTCTACTAAAGCTATTGCCAAAAACCAAAAATAATACTGCTGAGAATATAGAGCCTATTACTCAATTAGATACAGGAACCGTTATTCATGAAGAATTAGAAGTTAGTACAAAAGAAGGTATACTATCTTATGCCCCAGTATTTATTGTAATATTAATGTTTATTTATGGAACATATATGTTTTTTAAAATATAAATTAGATAGGGAAAGATTAAAGGACCTACCTGGGGAAAGTAGGTCCTTATTAATGTAAATTAATATATACAAAATATATATTAAAGGGGGAGTGGGAAAGTAGTATCTTTCACAAGCCATAGTTTAACATATAACTATCAAATTAATCAAGTGGAAATGTTAACTTTTAAGCAAACTTAATAGTTATTTAAATTGCGTAACATTTGTATTACAGATTGATAAGAATAAAATTTCTCTTTTTTTCAAATAATAGCTAAAAGGAGGAATGTTGTTATGAAAAATAAAAAGTTAAAAATTGAAACACCACAAGATAAATTGAAGTATGAAATAGCACAAGAACTAGGGCTAATGGATAAGATTAAAGAAGTGGGGTGGGGAGGACTTACTGCAAAAGAAACAGGGCGAATTGGGGGTATCATGACTGTAAGAACTAGAAATAAAGCTAAAGGTAAAGAAAAATAATTATAAAAATTGAGCAGTTGAATGCTTTATTAAATTATACTAAAATTAAATAGACATTAAATAACATGTTAGAATTATAAAAGGGGACAAAATTATGAATGCATATATAGAGTTTGCGCGTATTTATGATGAATTGATGGAAGATATAGATTATTGTAGCTGGATGAAGTTTGTAAAATACACTTTGGACGAATATAATAAAAAACCACGAGATGTATTAGAAATGGCATGCGGCACAGGAAACTTTACTAGGCTTTTATGTGAAGAGGACTACAATATAACTGCATTTGATTTATCTGAAGGATATGTTATCCATGCATATGATAAGCTAGACACATACAGGAATATTCGACTGATAAAGCAGGACATGGTAAGATTTAATATTAACAAAGAATTTGACATGGTAATATCTGTTTGTGATAGTATAAATTACATAACGAATTATTCAGAGCTTGTGAAAACCTTTGATAATGTGTATTTGCATTTAAGAGCAGGTGGAGTGTTCATCTTTGACGTAAATTCACATTATAAATTAAAAAAAGTAATAGGAAACAATACATTTGTTGAAGACAAAGAGGATGTGTTTTATGTTTGGGAAAATGAGTATGACGATGTACATGATATCTGTGAGTTTTATATAACTTTTTTTGTTAAAGAACAGGGTTTATATAAAAGGTTTGATGAAGTACATGTTGAAAAAGCATATGCTTCATCAGACATTGAGAATGCTCTTAGAAAATCCGGTTTTAGTGTTATAAATGTATATAATGGATATTCTAGAGAACTGGTTAAGGACGATACTGAAAGATTAACTTATTTTGCTATAAAATAGTATGTTCCTCTTATGCTTAAGTGTTGAATAAATAGGGATTTATCTGGGAATATTAATTGACAAAGAGCTAACCATATGATAAACTAGCAATTGTAAGTGGATGTACATAAAAGAGGTTCATCTGCAAATTTTTCAGTATATGGAGGAATGTTTTAAATGGTTAAAGGTACAGTAAAATGGTTCAATGCAACAAAAGGATATGGATTCATATCAACTGAAGCTGGAGAAGATGTATTCGTTCACTACTCAGCTATAACAGGAGATGGATTCAAGACTCTAGATGAGGGACAAAACGTTGAATTTGAAATAGTTCAAGGTGAAAAAGGACCTCAAGCTACAAATGTTACAAAACTATAATCGACTATTATTCTAAACTTTTTATATATAGTTTTTTGACGGTAGCACAGCCCCTTTACGGGGCTTTTATATTTTTTGATTATTTTTAATATTTTAGGTAAAATATATAGGTAGATAAAACACATAAGTTATAATACTACAACTTCTAATATACTACAGGAGGATTTTTATGCAGGATTATATTATAAGGGCTATGGACAGAGAAGGCAATATAAGAGTTTTTGTTGCTAATACGACTACCTTAGTCAATGATGCTAGAAACATACATAATACTACCCCTACTGCTTCAGCAGCTATAGGTCGTACGTTGACAGCAGCAGCCATTCTAGGAACTATGTTAAAGAACCAAAAAGAAACAGTATCTATTCAGTTAAAAGGGGGAGGGCCAATAGGCACAATATTAGCTGTAGCTAATAGTAAAGGAGAAGTAAAGGGCTATGTTGGAGATCCCACTGTTGAATTACCATTAAAAGATAATGGAAAGTTAGACGTAGGTGGTGCAGTTGGACAAAGTGGAAAGATTACTGTAATTAGAGACTTTGGATTGAAGGAACCTTATATAGGTCAGTCTGATATAGTGTCAGGTGAAATAGCCGAAGACTTAGTTAACTACTTTGCTTACTCTGAACAACAGCCATCAGCAGTGGCTTTAGGTGTACTGGTGAACAGAGATACATCAATTAAAGCAGCAGGCGGTTATATAATTCAGGTATTGCCAGATGCAACTGAAGAAGCACTAGATAAACTTGAGAGCAATATAGCAAATGCTGAGCCAGTATCATCCCTAATCGATAAGGGACTTACACCTGAGGAAATTTTGTTGCATGTATGTAGTGGCTTTGAAATGGATATAAAGGATAAATCCCCAGTCGAATTATCTTGTGATTGTTCCACTGAAAGGATACAAAAAGCTTTAATTGCTATAGGAAAAGATGAATTAGAGAAACTAATTGAAGAGGATGGGGAGGCAGAGTTAGTTTGCCATTTTTGTAATAAAAAATATCATTTTGATAAAGATGAGTTAAATTGCTTGTTAAAAGAAGCACGTGCACAATAGAGAGAAGCTGGAATATTTTTTTTGAAGAAAACCTATTGACAATACTGTCAAAATATTATATACTAAAATCTGTCGCTAGGGAGGAATTACGCCCAGATAGCTCAGTAGGTAGAGCAGGGGACTGAAAATCCCCGTGTCGGTGGTTCGATTCCGCCTCTGGGCACCAGCTTCATAAATAGCTTGGTGCAAAGTAATCTATATGCATAATTGGCTTAGAGGAATGTGTTTTATTTTGCGGAAGTGGCTCAGTGGTAGAGCATCGCCTTGCCAAGGCGAGGGTCGCGAGTTCGAATCTCGTCTTCCGCTCCATTAATTTTATTGTTGGAAGCAGTTAGTTATCCTGTAAGGATTTCAAGTTGTCTATCCAACGAACTATAGCAAGTTATAGGTAGGTCATTCACACACAATGAGTACCAAGTTTATGCGAGTGTAATGGGTAAATAAATTGGTGTTGTGAAACTGATTGAACTTAATCGGCGACATAGCCAAGTGGTAAGGCAGAGGTCTGCAAAACCTTTATTCCCCAGTTCAAATCTGGGTGTCGCCTCCATATACTAAAGCATACAGTCTTCTTTTAAAGAAGACTTTTTTGTTTTTTGTATTTATTGTTTTAGATATGATATATATTATTATAGTCAAATTATAATGAGGAGCGGGTAATCGTGTGCACAAACCCATTTATCCCTAAAGGAAGAGCAAGAATTGCAATTATTGATGGTAGAGCTAGCCATAAAGTTAAAAAGGGTTTAAAACTGTTAGGAGTGAATGCAATATATACATGTAAATGCGATGAATTATATGAGTCAATTTCTTACCATCCTGATATAGTAATACATCCTATTGATTATAATAAGGTAATAGTTGCTCCTAATGTATATGATTATTACAATGAGATTCTACCTTTTTATGGGGTAAAGGTAATAAAAGGAGAAAAGAAACTCGGTAGAAACTATCCAGATAACATTGCATATAATGTAGCAAGGATTTCAAGATACGCAATACATAACACTAATTTCACTGATGAAAAGCTTAAATTCTATTTAGAAAAAGAAGGTGTGGAATTTATACATGTTAAACAAGGATACTCAAAATGTTCACTAGCAATAATAAGTGAAAAAGCATGTATTACTTCTGATCCTTCAATTTATAAAGAGCTAATAAAGCATAGTGTGGACGTGCTTATGATAGAAGCAGGATTCATTGAATTACCAGGACTTAATTATGGTTTTATTGGAGGAGCTACGGGTATATTATCAAAAAAAGAATTACTCGTATCTGGAACACTTATAGAGCATCCTAGCTTAAACAGAATAAATGAATTTTTGAGAAAACATAAAATAAAAATACATTATTTAAGTAATAAAAAAATAATTGACATTGGTTCAATAATTACTTTTTAATACATTTATTACATTCCAGTTATGAGAATATAGCTTTATATTAAACATATACTACTATTACAGCAGAAAGGAGTGAGACAATTGAAATTACTTACAATTGCATCTAAAGTTGAAACAGATAATATATTAGAAAACTATATTGATATATTTAAAAAAGAAGATTTAATTATAGAAAGAAGTGTAGGAAAATGTGGGGACTTCTTTCTAATTGACTATAACTTAAGTAATAAAAGTAGCAAAAAACATAAAAATATTAAGAACGTATTCAAACATTATATGGCAAATGGTATTGCTGATGTAATTATAGACATTTACCAAGAAAATATAGTTGAGAGATTATTACATTATAATCTATGTTATTTTGATAAGGAAGAAAAAGAAAAAATTAAAGCAAGTACTTTAGATTATCTAAAGAAAAATGAATACATTAATACAGAGGGGATAATATATAAAATTAGCAAGAAATCTAGAATACTAAAATCTATAATAGACTTTTTAGAAGATAATGATTCTATTAATATAGAGGGATTTATAAACTTTAGATTAAAGTACTATTTGGATACTATAGAAGATGCTATTGATAAAAATATTGAAGACTATTTTGCTGAGAAAGAGTACAGAGAGTTCATAAAAATACTTCAATATTTTGTAGAAGTCCAAGAGCCTAAGAGGGAAGTAGTAAATATCATTTTTACAAATAACAAATATAAATTAATTGATGAAAAAAGGTTAGCAATAAACAATGAATTTTTAGAAGAAATAAGCGAAGAACTATCAGAGATAGATATTAATTATGATGATTTACTTATAAGTTCCCTTATAACTATAGCACCTAGGAAAATTATTATTCACTTAGATAGTGGAACAAATAATTTTGACATAATAAACATAATCAAAAATATTTTTTTAAGCAAAGTAACTATATGTGAAGGCTGTGATCTATGTTGTAGCGATGTTTCATCTCATCCTTTCAAAGGATATTAACTTTGAAAGGATGGCTTTTTTTATGACCTAACCCGATTTCCCGAATGTATTTTTCGGGAAATCGCTGGTAGGTCAAACGCAACGAGCTCCAAATTTATGTGAGCGATAGCGAGCAAATAAATTTGTGATGCGAGACTGCGGCAAATGACCTAACCCGATTTCCCGAATGTATTTTTCGGGAAATCGCTGGTAGGTCAAATGCACCAAACACCAAATTTGAACGACCGGAGGGAGTAAGCAAATTTGCGTTTCGGGACTGCGAAGTATAGATTACATTATAACTATCTTTAATGCTCAAACTAAATATGGTATAATAAGTCGCATAATGTTGATAGAAGGTGAGATTATGTTAGTGGTAAAAGTTTTAGTATTTGCACTTATTGGAGCATTAATAGGATGGATTACAAATCTTATAGCGATAAAGCTGTTATTTAGACCATTTTATCCAATAAGGGTTCCTGTACTCAATTTCAGTATCCAAGGTTTAATACCAAAACGTAGGGATGAAATAGCTAGTAGTATAGGCAATGTTATTGAACAGCAGCTTTTATCATTTGATGAACTTGTAGATAAAGTGATGGAAGATAAAAATATATCACAGATTAAAACAACTATTAAGAATAAAATTAATGAGGTAATTAGAGACAAGCTTCCGTCAATTATACCTAGCTTTTTAAAGAATATGATCTATTCATATATAGATGATTTTATTGAAAAAGATGGGGATGCTATTATTAACGATTTAATAAGAAAGAGTATAGATAAAGCTTCAAAAGATATAAGTATATCAGAAATTATTGAAGACAAAATTAAGGCCTTTGAAATTGAGAAAATTGAAGAAATAATTATTTCAATAGCTAAAACAGAATTAAAACATATTGAAATACTAGGGGGAGTTTTAGGATTTATTATAGGTGTAGTTCAAGGTATATTGGCAGTCTTTGTATAAGGCTTTTTAGGATCAAAAAATTCAGGAAGCAAAACTACTTTACAGGTCATACAGTATATTGCTTCCTGAATTTTGTTATTTTGTTTTTAGATTTGCTAAGTAGCTACTACGTGTGAATTATTATACTGGTCGAATATATAGTCAAGCTCTTCTCCAGTCATAGTCTCATTTTCTAGGAGATATTCTGAAATTATGCGAAGTATATTTTTGTTTAGATTGATTAGTTGTAGTGCATCTTCATAGCAACTATTTATAATCTTCTTTATCTCTCTATCCACCTTATTAAATGAATATTTAATATACTGTTCTTTTATTGCTATATTTCCAAGTGAGCTCATTCCATAGCTACATACCATTTCCTGTGCAATTTCTGTAGCTTTAATAAGATCATCCTTAGCTCCTGTTGTGATTTCTCCGAAAATAGCAAATTCAGCGGCCCTACCTGCAAGAAGTACTTTAATTTTATCAAGAAGTTCTTTTTCAGTAAGTAGGTATCTTTCTTCATCTGGCATTCTCAAAACATAACCTAGTGCTTGACCTCTAGGAACTATTGATATCTTTTGTATCATATCCACATTTAATAGCTTTCCAACAAGAGCATGACCTGCTTCATGATAGGATACAATGTTTTTTTCTTTATCTAGGACAGTTGGATTTTTTACTTCTAATCCCGCTACAACTCTTTCGATAGCTGAATTAAAATCATTTATATCTATTACTTTCTTTTTATTTCTAACAGCAATTATAGCTGCCTCGTTTGCAATATTAGCTAGTTGAGCACCAGAAAATCCATGGGTTTTCTTAGCTAAGTCCTCTATATTTATGCTTGCATCTAAAGGTTTATCCTTAGTGTGAACACCAAATATTTCTTTTCTAGCTTTAACATTAGGATTTCCTACATAAATATGTCTATCAAATCTTCCAGGCCTCAAAAGAGCCTCATCTAACAGATCGAGTCTATTTGTGGCTCCTATGACTATAACAGTTTGTGATCTGTAAAAACCATCCATTTCAACAAGAAGCTGATTTAAGGTTTGATCTTTTTCATTATTACTATCAGAATTTCTTCTTGAACCTATGGCGTCTATTTCGTCTATGAACACTATACTAGGAGCTTCTTTTTTAGCCTTTTCAAATAAAGTGCGAACTCTTTTAGCTCCTACTCCTACATACTTTTCAACGAACTCAGAACCACTAGCATATAAAAAGGTTGATTTTGTCTCTCCTGCTAAAGCTTTTGCTAGTAGGGTTTTACCAGTGCCTGGAGGACCATAAAATAAAACACCTCTAGGAATTTTAGCTCCCATTTTAGTGTATTTTTCAGAGTTGTTAATAAAATCAGTAATTTCTTGAAGTTCTTCTTTTATCTCATCTAATCCTGCAACATCTTTAAAAGATATCTCAGGCTTATTGTTTTCATTAGTAGAATCCTCTCCTTTCTTTTTCTCACTACTGAAAGAAGCTGGGACTAAGGATGGTTTAGAATCAAGTCTTAAATAATATACTAATACTATTAAAGTGACTATCCAAATAAAAAATCTATCACCATTTGTAATATTAGATAAATTTATACTAGAAAAATACTTTTCATAAACTAGAAAAGTAGAAATCGATAGGCAGATTATTACAATTATAAATGTCAATTTCTTTTTCAAGATATCAATCACCCTCTTTGCTGTTAAATTTTAAATTGGTACTATTATTTTAACCAATGTTTATGTTAATATTAGATAAATAAGGTTCATGTAAAAGAAAAATAATGAAAAATATTTTTTTAATAAGTAAAAAAGATTTGACAACTGTTCAATGATTGCATATAATATACTAAGAATTGTATTAGGGATAAAACAAAGTAGAAGTATCCGCTTCTCACCTTATAGCATAGAGCTCATAAGGTTAATATTGACGATTTATAAGTATTGTTGTACTTTTTTGTCGTTTTTAATGCGGATAGTTTCTACTATCCGCATTAATTTTATTTAAAAATTTCAGGAGGTGTCTTAATATTAAAGAACTTCAGGTAAATGAGGAAATCAGAGAGAAAGAAGTTAGGCTGATTGATGTTGATGGAGAACAGCTTGGCATTATGTCATCAAAAAAAGCTTTAGAGCTGGCAGATGAAAAAAAGCTAGATTTGGTTATGATTGCTCCAAATGCAAAACCGCCGGTGTGTAGGATAATGGATTATGGTAAATACAAGTATGAACTTGCCAAAAGAGAAAAGGAAGCAAGAAAGAATCAGAAGGTTATTACTGTTAAAGAAATTAGACTTACACCATCTATTGAAGCCAATGATTTGAATGTCAAAGCTAAGAGAGCCATTGATTTCTTGAAGGATGATGACAAAGTTAAAGTTACAGTAAGATTTAGAGGAAGGGAAATGGGCCATACTGAAAAAGGAGAAGAGGTACTTAGAAAGTTTGCTGAAATTACTTCGGAGTATGGAGTCATAGATAAACAACCTAAACTCGAAGGTAGAAACATGGTAATGTATTTGAACCCAAAAAACTGATTACTTGGAAGGAGGAAACACTATGCCAAAAATGAAAACACACAGAGGAGCAGCAAAAAGATTTAAGAAAACAGGGTCTGGAAAGCTAAAGAGACATAAAGCATATAAAAGCCACTTAACAGGAAAGAAATCTCCAAAAAGGGTTAGAAATTTAAGAAAAGCAACATTAGTTAGCTCAGGAGACGAAAAAAGAATAAGACCATTATTACCATACTAATTGGATGAAAGAGGAGGAGAGAATAGATGGCTAGAGTAAAAAAAGCAGTAAATGCAAAGAAAAAACATAAAAAAATATTAAAGTCTGCAAAAGGCTATTATGGTGCAAAGAGCAAACTTTACAGACCAGCTAATCAAGCTGTAATGAAATCTCTTCAATATGCATATGTAGGACGTAAATTAAGAAAGAGAGATTTTAGAAAGCTTTGGATAACAAGAATAAATGCTGCAGCAAGAATGAATGGTATGTCTTACAGTACTTTCAT of Proteiniborus sp. DW1 contains these proteins:
- the hslO gene encoding Hsp33 family molecular chaperone HslO: MQDYIIRAMDREGNIRVFVANTTTLVNDARNIHNTTPTASAAIGRTLTAAAILGTMLKNQKETVSIQLKGGGPIGTILAVANSKGEVKGYVGDPTVELPLKDNGKLDVGGAVGQSGKITVIRDFGLKEPYIGQSDIVSGEIAEDLVNYFAYSEQQPSAVALGVLVNRDTSIKAAGGYIIQVLPDATEEALDKLESNIANAEPVSSLIDKGLTPEEILLHVCSGFEMDIKDKSPVELSCDCSTERIQKALIAIGKDELEKLIEEDGEAELVCHFCNKKYHFDKDELNCLLKEARAQ
- the hpt gene encoding hypoxanthine phosphoribosyltransferase, which translates into the protein MTNKQRKILFSTDEIKERVRELGQQINKDYEGKKLVVVSLLRGSFIFAADLVREIEVPVQMEFMTTASYGYGEESSGQVNIINDIKDDIAGRDVLVVDDIMDSGLTMEKIIEHLKKKNPSSIKSCVMLDKPERRRTEITPDYVGFTIPDYFIVGYGLNYGDYYRNVPYIFSFID
- a CDS encoding class I SAM-dependent methyltransferase, coding for MNAYIEFARIYDELMEDIDYCSWMKFVKYTLDEYNKKPRDVLEMACGTGNFTRLLCEEDYNITAFDLSEGYVIHAYDKLDTYRNIRLIKQDMVRFNINKEFDMVISVCDSINYITNYSELVKTFDNVYLHLRAGGVFIFDVNSHYKLKKVIGNNTFVEDKEDVFYVWENEYDDVHDICEFYITFFVKEQGLYKRFDEVHVEKAYASSDIENALRKSGFSVINVYNGYSRELVKDDTERLTYFAIK
- a CDS encoding small, acid-soluble spore protein, alpha/beta type; protein product: MKNKKLKIETPQDKLKYEIAQELGLMDKIKEVGWGGLTAKETGRIGGIMTVRTRNKAKGKEK
- a CDS encoding type II CAAX endopeptidase family protein, which translates into the protein MVRNNSRPSIIEANSFYLFIGIILLTLGAYVQSKGTYSGLVITEYVIILAPTIFYMKMRGFSLKHVLRLNKISLKQVLLIPLIVIFSYPIGVFFNYLMLIVLNYFGKVRPNPVPIPENGQEMIIGLIVVALSAGICEEIMFRGFMMKAYEKLGMKLSIIYSAILFGLFHFNIQNLLGPIYLGIVFGYIVYKTDSIFASMIAHAANNAFALILGMWVSKIEVNPELASEIASSGVISDTAAMLLGAIGVGIIAAICGVIVLFLLKLLPKTKNNTAENIEPITQLDTGTVIHEELEVSTKEGILSYAPVFIVILMFIYGTYMFFKI
- the dapA gene encoding 4-hydroxy-tetrahydrodipicolinate synthase, with amino-acid sequence MFKGSGVAIITPFRNNQVDFDKLGELLEWHIKEHTDAIIICGTTGEAATMTDNEKIETIRYTVNIVNKRIPVIAGTGSNNTQHTVEMSKKAESLGVDGLLIVNPYYNKSTQKGLIVHYNAIADSVNIPIIVYNVPGRTGFNILPSTLAELSKHPNIRGVKEASGNISQVAEIARLCPEDFAIYSGNDDMVVPLLSLGGVGVISVIANILPKDTHDMVASYLKKDIERAKHLQLKMKPLIDALFIETNPIPIKKAMNLLGMNVGDLRLPLVEMSEEATKVLIKELKNYNML
- a CDS encoding cold-shock protein, with the translated sequence MVKGTVKWFNATKGYGFISTEAGEDVFVHYSAITGDGFKTLDEGQNVEFEIVQGEKGPQATNVTKL
- the dapB gene encoding 4-hydroxy-tetrahydrodipicolinate reductase, which encodes MLKVIINGCNGKMGQVLANQIAQDKELEIAAGIDRNLQGITANFPIFKNIFDFKEKADVIIDFSRPEALDSLLDYAIKTNTPLVIATTGLSTQDMNNIRNASINVPIFQSANMSIGINVLSKLVQEAAKIVGNSYDIEIVEKHHNLKVDAPSGTAFLIADKINDSLKTPKKYIFGRHTKTDKRNENEIGIHSIRGGTIVGEHTVIFAGNDEAIEISHIASSKNIFALGAIRAAKFISKKEPGYYNMDDLIKN